In the genome of Flammeovirga agarivorans, one region contains:
- the purE gene encoding 5-(carboxyamino)imidazole ribonucleotide mutase, whose product MTMKVGIIMGSQSDLKVMSEAAQVLEDLGVDYELTIVSAHRTPERMFEYATTAKERGLAAIVAGAGGAAHLPGMVASMTSLPVIGVPVKSRNSIDGWDSILSILQMPSGVPVATVALDGAKNAGILAAKIVGATNDTVSKNIDKFMQDMKDKVLDSAESVEKEGWKSKI is encoded by the coding sequence ATAACCATGAAAGTAGGTATTATCATGGGTAGCCAATCTGATTTAAAAGTAATGTCAGAGGCAGCTCAAGTTCTAGAAGATTTAGGTGTTGACTACGAATTAACAATCGTATCGGCTCATAGAACACCAGAAAGAATGTTCGAATATGCTACTACTGCTAAAGAAAGAGGATTGGCAGCAATAGTAGCTGGAGCAGGTGGAGCGGCACACTTACCAGGAATGGTAGCTTCTATGACATCATTACCTGTAATCGGTGTACCTGTAAAGTCAAGAAACTCAATTGATGGTTGGGACTCGATTTTATCTATTTTACAAATGCCTTCAGGAGTTCCTGTGGCAACAGTAGCTTTAGATGGAGCTAAAAATGCAGGTATTCTAGCGGCAAAAATTGTTGGTGCTACTAATGATACTGTATCAAAAAATATCGATAAGTTTATGCAGGATATGAAAGATAAAGTATTGGATTCTGCTGAAAGCGTTGAAAAAGAAGGCTGGAAATCAAAGATCTAG